The Synechocystis sp. PCC 7509 genome includes a window with the following:
- a CDS encoding NYN domain-containing protein, whose translation MKSDTQLKSDRLAVLIDADNATATMIEPLLKEVAKYGTAHVKRVYGDWTSTHLSSWKDKLNRFAIQPIQQFSYTSGKNSTDSALIIDAMDLLYTNNFNGFCIVSSDSDFTRLACRIRESGLIVYGFGEKKTPEPFQKACDKFTYTENLEETEEQGGVEVAKAKKDPQNNNSKSSSELKANLTLFCQTPVSSLINTF comes from the coding sequence ATGAAAAGCGATACTCAATTAAAATCAGATAGACTTGCGGTTTTAATTGATGCTGATAATGCTACTGCAACTATGATTGAGCCTTTACTCAAAGAGGTTGCTAAATATGGTACTGCTCATGTCAAACGAGTTTATGGCGATTGGACAAGTACCCACCTAAGTAGCTGGAAAGATAAGTTAAATAGATTTGCCATCCAACCAATTCAACAGTTTAGTTACACTTCTGGTAAAAATTCTACTGATAGCGCTTTAATTATTGATGCGATGGATTTGCTGTACACGAACAATTTTAATGGTTTTTGTATTGTTTCCAGTGACAGTGACTTTACTAGATTGGCGTGTAGAATCCGAGAGTCTGGATTGATTGTGTATGGATTTGGTGAGAAAAAAACTCCCGAACCTTTCCAAAAAGCCTGTGATAAGTTTACTTATACAGAAAATTTAGAGGAAACGGAAGAGCAAGGGGGTGTAGAAGTAGCCAAAGCTAAAAAAGACCCTCAAAATAATAATTCAAAAAGTAGCTCTGAACTAAAAGCAAACTTAACCCTCTTTTGTCAGACTCCGGTTTCTTCTCTTATTAATACTTTCTGA
- a CDS encoding OST-HTH/LOTUS domain-containing protein translates to MIKLVKNAYEAIAEEDGWASLGELGGQINKLSSSFDSRTYGYKKLGELIKAIDIFEIKAIPHEKNQATKVLYIKLKN, encoded by the coding sequence TTGATTAAACTTGTTAAAAATGCCTACGAAGCGATCGCCGAAGAAGATGGTTGGGCTAGTCTGGGCGAGTTAGGAGGTCAAATTAATAAGCTATCTTCGTCTTTTGATTCCAGAACCTATGGCTATAAAAAATTAGGAGAATTGATTAAAGCTATTGATATATTTGAGATTAAAGCTATACCACATGAAAAAAATCAAGCTACTAAAGTCTTATATATCAAGTTAAAAAATTAA